The genomic region TTACCCTCCGAGCGTGCCTGAAGCTTCTCCCTGAACCTCGCCTTAAAGGTGGGATCGCTGTACGGCTCAACGATTACATAAGCATCCATCGCCTGGGCTATGCCCATCATTATCTTCGGCATCCGCTTAAGCTGCTCGACAGTGCAGGCCTCCAGGAGCCGCCTCTGGTAGTCGTTCGAGACCGCGCTTATGAAGGGCTGGCCGCCACGCCTGGCCACGGCAATCCCGATCTCCTCCAGGAACCTTTGCTCGTGCGAGCCGCCAGAAATAAAGACTGCGTCGCCATCCTTGACGCCAATAGAATCTAAGACGCAATTGGCGAGCCGCGGAAAAATGCTCTCATCTATCATGACAACACCACTATAAAATGGCAGTCCAGGGCCAATAAGGTGACCCTCGTTTTTCGTCTACTCGTCAGGTATAATGCTTATCCCGTTCTCATCGTACACGGCCAGCCACCGCCTATGCTTGCCAATCTGTCCGCTTAGTATGAGCCCGCTGAGGGGCACATAGATAAACTGCCTCACAGTACGCTTTAGCTCCCTTGCCCCAAACTCAGGGCTATAGCAAACGCTGGCCAGAAAATTCTGCGCACCCTCGCTAAGCCTGAGCGAGACTTGATGCCTCCGCTCCAGCTCCGCTAGCGCCCCATCCAGCTCCCTTTTCAGCAGCCCCCTCACCGCCTCAGCCCCGAGAGGCTTGAAGACTATAAACTCGTCTATACGGTTGATGAGCTCCGGGCGGAGCATCTCCAGGCCATTTTTATCTTCCTCATTATGCCTGTACGTAAGCCTTTTCCCTGGCCTGGACTCAACATCCTCGTAGCTAAATCCCATGGCCGGCTTCAGGCTGGAGGCCAGGATGAAGATGGCGTTCCGCGCATCGGCCATCCTCCCCCTTGTATCGGTGATTCGCCCCTCGTCGAAGAGCTGCAAAAAAACGTCGAATACCCTGGGATGCGCCTTATCGGCATCATCTAATAACACCACGGAGTAAGGCCTGGCCCTTAATGACCTGACGAGCACGCCCTCCTCCCCATATCCAACGTAGCCAGGCGGCGAGCCGATGAGCCTGCTAACGCTGCTCTCTTCGGCATACTCGGACATGTCCAGCCTGATCATCTCCTCCCTGCCGCCGAAGAGAAACTCCGCGAGCAGCCGCGCCGTCTCCGTCTTGCCGACACCCGTGGGGCCCGCAAACAGGAACACAGCAAGAGGCCCCGGCCGCTTCTCAAGGCCCGCGTACGCCACCATCAGGCGCTTATAAATACGATCGATGGCCTCTTCCTGCCCCGCAAGCCTCGCCTTGAGGAAAGCGTCCAGCCCTAACAGCTTCGAGGTAGACACGCCTCCCATGTGTCCTGACACTATCTCCAGGGGCACCCCGGAGATCGACGACATGGTCCTGGCGACGGCCTGGAAGTCCACCTCTTTGCGGGGCTCCTCCATCGACCCCATGCTAAGCGATGGAGTCCTGGCCCGAGAGCCGGCAGTATCCAGCAGGCCGACCGCCTTATCGGGCAGCATATGGCCGGCGTCAAACCGCATCGAAAGGTCTACCGCTGCTTCAATGGCCTCGTCCAGGATGCGCACTCCATGGTGCTCTTCCAGCTTCGGCCGCAGGGCGCCCAGCATGGCCATCGCCTCCTCCCGGCACGGCTCCTCCACCAGGATGGCCTCGAAGCGCCGGTCGAGGGCAGAGTCGGCCCCTATGTAGCGGCAATACTCTGAAATCGTGCTCGTGCCAATGCAGCGCAAGCCGCGGGCCAGGTATGGCTTGAATATGGCGGAAGCGTCCAGCGCAGCGCCCTCACACCTCCCCGCCCCCACGATCGTATGTATCTCATCGATGAACAATATAACTCTCCTGTCTGCCGCGGCCTCGTCGAGCACACCCTTAAGCCGCTCTTCAAGGTCGCCCCTGTACTTCGCGCTGGCAAGCAGCGACGCCATGCTAAGCTCGACGATGCGACAGCCGCCCAGGACGTGGGCGTCCTTGCCCATCGCGATGCGCACCGCCAGCGCCTCGACGATGGCCGTCTTGCCCACGCCCGCCTCGCCCACGAGGACCGGATTATTCTTGGCGCGCCGCCCGAGCACATGGATTAGTTGCAACAGCTCCTTCTTACGGCCGTAAAACGGGCCCAGATGCCCGCACATCGCCTCCCTCGTCAGGTCACGGCCGTACTTCTCCAGGTAACTCTTAGCGCCCTCCCCTCGATTAAGCCAGGAGTTCACGGCGCTATATATGTCCCTCTTATCCATGGAGCGAACGAACGGCTTACTGCACCCATCCATTATCGCTATCCATGCCTCGACTGGCTCCAGGATGTCGGCGGCGCTTATGCCAAGGCCTGCGAGGGCCTCCTCTATCACCGGGCCAGGCCTCTCAAGGATTGCCGCCATTAAGTGTAAACAAGAAACCTCGCCCTTAGATGAAAAGGCGGCCGCCCTGCGGAAGATCGATTTACACTCCTCGCTCCTGTGCATCGTCTTGCCATCCTGCGCCTTCTCCCTCCCTCCAATAGACCTCCTGAGCGCCCGCCTTATGGCTATCGATGGGGATCGATGATCGCAGGCGCCTTCGAGCACGTTCTGGATGGCGTCATGCTCAGCCTTCAACGACTTAAGCGCCTCGGAATCCCGCGTATCAAGAGCCTTATCCAGGCTCAGCAGGCCTATGAAGAGGTGCTCCTTCTCGATGAGCCGCCCGTTCGAGCGGCCCGCCTCCTCGGCCGCAATGTCCCAGGCCCTTGACGCCCCCTCCGTGATTCTTTCCATGGCCTCACCTCCTCTTTTTCCCTGTTAGAAGGTTGATGTACGCCTCAATGGCTGCCTCCTGCATGCCGGACCTCCTGAGCGCCCCCTCCAGGCTCGATACAACAGCGGCATGGCCTGGCTCCAGGCGCAGCGCGCCAACGTACTCGCTGATGGCGTCCTGCAGCCTGCCCGCGTCCTCCAGCGATAGGCCGAGCCTATGCCTGGCCTCCGCATTTCCCGGCTCAATCCAGAGAGAGGCGCTATACTCTAGTATCGCCTCCTCTATCCTCCCCACGGCCCGTAGCGCGTTCGCCAGGTTAAAGTGTATGATGGCGTCATCAGGCCTCATCCTGGCCGCTTTACGGTATTCGTCTATCGCCTTATCTAGCCTGCCCTTCATGGCCAGAGCGAGGCCCAGGTTGACCCTGGCCTCCACAAGCCCCGGCTTGAGGCGTATCGCCTCTTTATACTCCCTTATTGCCCGATCAAGCTCGCCCCGGCACGCATAAGACAGCCCAAGGTTATGGCGGGCCATCGCGCTATCCGGCTTTAGCCTTAACGCATGAAGGTACTCCCTCATCGCCTCGTCGAGCAGGCCCTTTGCGCGAAGCGCCGTTCCCAGGTTATTGTGCGCATCAGCCAGGCATGGGTTTAGCCTTAAAGCCTCCCTATATTCGTCTATGGCCATGTCAACCTGCCCCCGAGCATCATATGCGACGCCGAGGTTGTTATGCACGGTGGCGAGGCGAGCCTTATGTTGCTCGGCGAGAACGGGGTCCGCCCTCAACGCCTTTCGATACACCCATATAGCCTCGTCAACAAGCCCTACGTTGTAAAGCGCAAGCCCCCTGTTATTATACTCCCATATGCCCGGCTCGACCCTGCGCGCGGGGGCGGGCGGCCACACGCCCATGAGTGACCGGTAGAGCCTCTCGAGGTCGGCTCTTAACGACCTAAAATCGCCGTACCTGTCCTCAGGCGATTTTTTCAGGCATTTCCTTATGATCGGGAATAGCCGGCTTTTGAAGTACGGCACCTTTGCCTCGCAGTGCGCCCTGCGATACCCGTCCACGCTATCCGCGATGAACGGCTGCCTGCCGCCATTGGCCATCTGGTACATGATGACGCCGAAGCTGTAGACGTCGCTGCGAAGGTCGCTGACGCCATCGAACTGCTCAGGGGCCATCCAGGGGGACGTGCCCACCATCGATCGATACGGGCTAAAATCCATGTCAGAGGAGCGTAGCACCCCTTCCCAGAGCCTGGCCAGCCCGAAATCGGTTACCTTGAGCGTGCCGTCCCGTGATATCATGATGTTGTCGGGCTTAATGTCGCGGTGGGGCGTCACACCATGGGATGCCGCGTACGCCATGCCATCGCAGAACTGTATGGCCCACTCTATCGCCTGGAGGAGCGAGATCGAGTTAAGATAGTGGGTGAGCGTGTTACGGCCGGCGTCGTCCGGCTCTACGTACTCTAAAACGATGAACAGGCGGTTATCTAAAGCCTCAACGCCCACCGCCTGCACGATGTTGGGGTGGGCGTCGAGCAGCACCCACGCCAGCGCCTCTTGCCTGAAGCTTTCCCTCGCCCGGCCAGAGTAGAGGTATTTATCCTGAAACGTCTTGAGGGCATACATCTGCTGGGCGGAGCGGTCATAGCAAACGTAAACGATGCCCATGCCGCTTTTCCCTTCGCCCCCGAGTATCTGTCGCACTTCGTATTGCTCGCCGATGAGGGAGCCTACAGTGATCTTCATCTCTTCCGGTATCCAATGCCTGTCAGGGCTCTCATAGTTCCAGGAACGCCCCAGCCCTCCCCCAGGCATCACCGTATCTTCCGTCATCCCCCCGACCTGCCGCCACCTATCGCCTGGCATCGTGTCGCCTGGAAAGTACTTTAATTATAAGGGATGGCGGGATAAAAAAGTTGCTATGCAAATGCTGTATTGGATATGCATTTTCTGAGAGTGAATGGGGGTTCTATATGATAGTGGATGGTTAAACACCACATCTTCTATTAGTGACTGAAGGGGGGGGGGCATAGCGAAGCGAAGCCCCCATTTAGCCTCTAGAAAAAGAGATACCTTCTGCCCGACCATCGTTTTTTTATTGCCAACCATCTTAACACTTCGAAACTTTTATATGCTTGTAGCCTTCTATTGGCCATCGCAGTTTCAGCAGCGGGATGCGTCCCGCCGGAATGTGGCTAACATAGCTGAACCGTGAAACCATGATGGAGAATCGAAACATGGCGAAGTCAATGTATCACTATATAAGGGACGCCTGGAAGCGACCCGATGAGACCTACGTGGGCAAGCTCTTCTGGGAAAGATTACAGCAGTGGCGGCGGGAGCCGTCGGTGGTCAGGATCGACAGGCCAACAAGGCTGGACAGGGCCAGGGAGGCCGGCTATAAGGCGAAGCAGGGCATCATCGTGGTGAGGGCACACGTCAGGAGAGGCGGCAGCCGCAAGTCGAGGTACGTCAGGGGCAGGAAGTCGAAACACATGGGCCTCAGGACCCTCACCAGGCGCAAGAGCATTCAGCGCATCGCGGAGGAGAGGGCCTCGAAGAAGTTCCCCAACATGGAGGTCTTGAACTCATACTGGGTAGGCGAGGACGGCAAGCACAAGTGGTACGAGATAATCCTCGTGGACCCCCACCATCC from Methanocella conradii HZ254 harbors:
- a CDS encoding 50S ribosomal protein L15e, with translation MAKSMYHYIRDAWKRPDETYVGKLFWERLQQWRREPSVVRIDRPTRLDRAREAGYKAKQGIIVVRAHVRRGGSRKSRYVRGRKSKHMGLRTLTRRKSIQRIAEERASKKFPNMEVLNSYWVGEDGKHKWYEIILVDPHHPSILADKDLNWIARPTHRGRAERGLTSAGIKGRGLRRKGMGTEKTRPSIGSHERRGK
- a CDS encoding AAA family ATPase yields the protein MERITEGASRAWDIAAEEAGRSNGRLIEKEHLFIGLLSLDKALDTRDSEALKSLKAEHDAIQNVLEGACDHRSPSIAIRRALRRSIGGREKAQDGKTMHRSEECKSIFRRAAAFSSKGEVSCLHLMAAILERPGPVIEEALAGLGISAADILEPVEAWIAIMDGCSKPFVRSMDKRDIYSAVNSWLNRGEGAKSYLEKYGRDLTREAMCGHLGPFYGRKKELLQLIHVLGRRAKNNPVLVGEAGVGKTAIVEALAVRIAMGKDAHVLGGCRIVELSMASLLASAKYRGDLEERLKGVLDEAAADRRVILFIDEIHTIVGAGRCEGAALDASAIFKPYLARGLRCIGTSTISEYCRYIGADSALDRRFEAILVEEPCREEAMAMLGALRPKLEEHHGVRILDEAIEAAVDLSMRFDAGHMLPDKAVGLLDTAGSRARTPSLSMGSMEEPRKEVDFQAVARTMSSISGVPLEIVSGHMGGVSTSKLLGLDAFLKARLAGQEEAIDRIYKRLMVAYAGLEKRPGPLAVFLFAGPTGVGKTETARLLAEFLFGGREEMIRLDMSEYAEESSVSRLIGSPPGYVGYGEEGVLVRSLRARPYSVVLLDDADKAHPRVFDVFLQLFDEGRITDTRGRMADARNAIFILASSLKPAMGFSYEDVESRPGKRLTYRHNEEDKNGLEMLRPELINRIDEFIVFKPLGAEAVRGLLKRELDGALAELERRHQVSLRLSEGAQNFLASVCYSPEFGARELKRTVRQFIYVPLSGLILSGQIGKHRRWLAVYDENGISIIPDE
- a CDS encoding serine/threonine-protein kinase, with protein sequence MPGDRWRQVGGMTEDTVMPGGGLGRSWNYESPDRHWIPEEMKITVGSLIGEQYEVRQILGGEGKSGMGIVYVCYDRSAQQMYALKTFQDKYLYSGRARESFRQEALAWVLLDAHPNIVQAVGVEALDNRLFIVLEYVEPDDAGRNTLTHYLNSISLLQAIEWAIQFCDGMAYAASHGVTPHRDIKPDNIMISRDGTLKVTDFGLARLWEGVLRSSDMDFSPYRSMVGTSPWMAPEQFDGVSDLRSDVYSFGVIMYQMANGGRQPFIADSVDGYRRAHCEAKVPYFKSRLFPIIRKCLKKSPEDRYGDFRSLRADLERLYRSLMGVWPPAPARRVEPGIWEYNNRGLALYNVGLVDEAIWVYRKALRADPVLAEQHKARLATVHNNLGVAYDARGQVDMAIDEYREALRLNPCLADAHNNLGTALRAKGLLDEAMREYLHALRLKPDSAMARHNLGLSYACRGELDRAIREYKEAIRLKPGLVEARVNLGLALAMKGRLDKAIDEYRKAARMRPDDAIIHFNLANALRAVGRIEEAILEYSASLWIEPGNAEARHRLGLSLEDAGRLQDAISEYVGALRLEPGHAAVVSSLEGALRRSGMQEAAIEAYINLLTGKKRR